A window of the Gorilla gorilla gorilla isolate KB3781 chromosome 8, NHGRI_mGorGor1-v2.1_pri, whole genome shotgun sequence genome harbors these coding sequences:
- the FAM24A gene encoding protein FAM24A, translated as MAKMFDLRTKIMIGIGSSLLVATMVLLSVVFCLYLKVAKALKAAKDPDAVAVKNHNPDKVCWATNSQAKATTMESCPSLQCCEGCRMHASFDSLPPCCCDINEGL; from the exons ATGGCAAAGATGTTTGATCTCAGGACGAAGATCATGATCGGCATCGGAAGCAGCTTACTGGTTGCCACGATGGTGCTCCTAAGTGTTGTGTTCTGTCTTTACCTCAAAGTAGCTAAGGCACTAAA AGCTGCAAAGGACCCTGATGCTGTGGCTGTAAAAAATCACAACCCAGACAAGGTGTGTTGGGCCACGAACAGCCAGGCCAAAGCCACCACCATGGAGTCTTGTCCATCTCTCCAGTGCTGTGAAGGATGTAGAATGCATGCCAGTTTTGATTCCCTGCCACCTTGCTGTTGTGACATAAATGAGGGCCTCTGA